From the genome of Seriola aureovittata isolate HTS-2021-v1 ecotype China chromosome 6, ASM2101889v1, whole genome shotgun sequence, one region includes:
- the si:ch211-247n2.1 gene encoding calcium-activated potassium channel subunit beta-2 isoform X2 encodes MFLWAGSKATDGRSDRRSIYQKIREYEVLDKRKTVTALRAGEDRAILLGLSMVFFSVMMYFVLGITILRSYSDSVWTDETSCTIVNSTIMWDVNCSYSCGAECWRSSRYPCLQVYVSLNSSGKVVRLLHNEETQDSNPECFYIPKCRKDYAATHAIVQNISERLRSQHTVQCFMDPTDRMDSAILTPIYGRVAVFHSLFWPTCTLIGGTLIIAMVKLTQYLSIMCERLSRIKR; translated from the exons ATGTTTCTATGGGCAGGAAGTAAAGCAACGGATGGAAGAAGTGACCGCAG ATCCATCTACCAGAAGATTCGTGAGTATGAAGTGCTGGACAAGAGGAAGACAGTGACGGCtctgagagcaggagaggacaGAGCCATATTGTTGGGCCTCAGCATggtcttcttctctgtcatgATGTACTTTGTCCTGGGAATCACCATACTGCGCTCCTACTCTGACAG TGTGTGGACAGATGAGACTAGCTGCACTATTGTGAACTCGACCATCATGTGGGATGTAAACTGTTCGTACAGCTGTGGAGCAGAGTGCTGGAGGAGTTCCCGTTACCCCTGTCTCCAGGTGTATGTCAGCCTCAACTCGTCAGGGAAAGTGGTGCGACTGCTGCACAATGAGGAGACGCAAGACAGCAACCCTGAG TGCTTCTACATCCCAAAGTGCCGTAAGGACTATGCAGCCACACACGCCATAGTTCAGAACATTTCTGAGCGTCTGCGGTCTCAGCACACAGTTCAGTGTTTCATGGACCCTACCGACAGGATGGACAGTGCCATTTTGACTCCGATCTACGGTCGGGTCGCAGTCTTCCACTCCCTGTTCTGGCCGACCTGCACCTTGATTGGAGGAACCCTCATCATCGCCATGGTGAAGCTGACCCAGTACCTGTCCATCATGTGTGAGCGACTGAGCCGTATCAAGAGGTGA